In the Glycine max cultivar Williams 82 chromosome 19, Glycine_max_v4.0, whole genome shotgun sequence genome, TCAAGGATATGATTTTCATGGCATATATAGTTGCAAACTCCACCGTATATTGGCCTCCTATATCTTCtccttttctaaaaaaaaaaagttttaaccTTAATTTGCTCTTTATCTTCTTGCTCGTGTGATGATTATTGTCAAATATATAgcaggaaaaataaaaggattattaatttgttattattgttgattCTTTAAGTTTACTCATTTCTCTTGTTTTGAATGTCTTGTAAATTAGCTCCTTAATCTATTCGCGTAATGAAGTTAATTATTACCAAGTCATgctcttgaaattttttgtctGTGTGAATTCTTATCACATGTGAACATTACGTAATTATAGCATCTTTTGGGGTTCGTTAGTAGGTTGGATTAGCGAGTGAGATCCTCCATGGAAGATATCGGTCCGAACTCATGCACGAGGCAAGTGGCAGAGAAGAAAGCAAGACCTCAAGAGCAATTGAATTGTCCAAGGTGCAGTTCAACCAACACAAAGTTCTGTTATTACAACAACTATAGTCTCACACAGCCCAGATACATCTGCAAGACTTGTAGAAGGTATTGGACAGAAGGAGGGTCTCTCAGAAACGTTCCCGTTGGAGGTGGCTCTAGGAAGAACAAGAGGGTCACCTCATCAAAGGTTCCTCCTGACTTGAATCCACCAAGCCTCTCATCAGTCTCAGCTATTTCTTCCCAAAACCCTAAAATGCAAGGAGTCCATGACCTTAATCTAGCTTTTCCTACAGCTATGGACAATTATCATGGCATGTCTCCATATGTTGAGATGCCAAAACTTGAAATTGGTGGTGATCACAGTACTAGTCATAGTCACCACCATAGCCCTTCTGCTGTTGAGCTACTACGGTCTGGCATGGCTTCTAGGGGTTTGAATCCTTATGctcctaattccttgatgtcAACCTCAGATCATTCCCTTTATACAACTGGCTATCCCATGCAGGAAATTAAACCAAACCTTAGCTTTTCAGTTGATGATGGGTTTGGAAATAGATCATATGGGGTTCAAGAGAATGGTGGTGGGAGGCTTTTGTTCCCTTTTGGAGACATCAAGCACCTTTCTGCGGGTGTTGAAGTGGAACACATTAAAGAACGAGGAAACAATTCAACTGGATATTGGACTGGTTGGTGAAGGGTCTTCATGGCAAGGAAATTATGAGAAGAAATATTGAGAGGACATATAAACCTTCACTGTTTTCTTTATCTTCACTGTTTCGATCTATCCTTTCTCACATGGATCATTATGATCTATCTGCTTGAAGTTGTTCAGATCACTAACAATAGGGTTACTCTGTTTtgtatacattattattattactacattTCTATTCGAACAATAGCAATGTGAGGGTTTTACAGCTCATCTTGGTTGCTTTTAATGTTTAGAGAGATAGATAGAAGAAGAGGTGAATATAGGGTCTGCTTTTGTTCAAGTCATGCAATGGCATGTATTCATGAATTCTTCTGTCAGGAGTAGATACATATCTATCTATCACCTTTATTGATGTATGCATGCTTTCAAAGATTTGGTCCAAAATGACTTTTGATGATTAAGGAAAGAGTCAGATATTCAAGTTTGTAACCATAATTATACATGTATTGGATTGGTTGTGAGTGCTTTGTGAGCTCTTTCTTATTACTATTTCTATCTATGTCACTGCAAAAATTAGTGGGTTTGTCAGCTTTGATATCTAATCTAAATGAGCACATCCGAGATTTTTCCAACTATGAAAGCACTTGGTGGAATTATTCGGAAGAATAACAtcaaaagaaaactgaaaaggaGTATTTAGCTGATCTGGTCGTCATACACACTTTCAATGCAAGCTCGGAttgcaaattaaatttgttaattaacgCATGCATTTGAACAGCAAGGGACAATATGTATTTAACAAATTGTGCAAATTAATCTTGAAAACTTGATTACCTGCCCCAACCATACACTAATTAATTACCTAATACCATGGACAACCATTTGCTTATTTTAGTTGGAAGACTAACGACATATTCTTCATTCCATTCCATGACTTATGATGTCCCGTGTCGTCCATTAGCTGAATTTAATTATAGTATgttcaatgaataaaaaaactttgaaGGGCCCATCTTTTTCGGTATTTCGTAGCCTGGGACCCTCAAACATTCCCTTGGGTCAAGTGGAAATCATTTCACTCACGTAGGTCAATGCCTTCACATGTCGACTATTAATTAACTATTAGTTTATTGCCATCATCAGTTATGATTTTCACTTCCAGCAAGTTCTATTGGCAGACAAGCAACTTTTGTAAACGTGTATGTCGCTCTTATCGTGCCATATCTCCTTGCTGATTTCTCCTTTTGGGGTGTACGAATATCTTTGCAAAAACAAAATGTC is a window encoding:
- the LOC778111 gene encoding dof18 isoform X1 gives rise to the protein MEDIGPNSCTRQVAEKKARPQEQLNCPRCSSTNTKFCYYNNYSLTQPRYICKTCRRYWTEGGSLRNVPVGGGSRKNKRVTSSKVPPDLNPPSLSSVSAISSQNPKMQGVHDLNLAFPTAMDNYHGMSPYVEMPKLEIGGDHSTSHSHHHSPSAVELLRSGMASRGLNPYAPNSLMSTSDHSLYTTGYPMQEIKPNLSFSVDDGFGNRSYGVQENGGGRLLFPFGDIKHLSAGVEVEHIKERGNNSTGYWTGW